One Verrucomicrobiota bacterium DNA segment encodes these proteins:
- a CDS encoding acetyl/propionyl/methylcrotonyl-CoA carboxylase subunit alpha produces the protein MFNKILIANRGEIACRIIKTAHKMGIKTVAVYSDADRAAHHVELADEAIHIGPTASRESYLAADKIIAAGKQTGAQAIHPGYGFLSENAGFARQVEAAGITFIGPTHEAIAAMGDKLTSKRLASQAGVNCVPGVNQAIETVEQVVKIARGIGYPVMIKASAGGGGKGLRVAHNDQEAIEGFTSCRNEVRNHFGTDGVFLEKFISAPRHIEIQVIGDHHGNVIHLHERECSIQRRHQKVIEEAPSPFISAATRQAMGEQAVALAKAVKYQNVGTVEFVVGQDQNFYFLEMNTRLQVEHPVTECITGLDLVELMIRVAAGEKLPLTQEEVLCNGWAMECRINAEDPFRNFVPAIGRLVRFQPPEATMLASDAAQSLGVRVDTGVQEGSEIPVHYDSMIAKLIVHGKNRLEAIDRMREALNGFVIRGVSTNIPFQAALLAHPKFVAGEFNTGFIAENYGKGFRAEDVPHEDMNFLVALAAFVHRIYRHRATGITGQMEGHEVEVSDDFAVVSLGQRGDRISTRVRVSDFDVQTGVSLVTVGGTSYKFCSQSKFGAIRMDGICNDKPFTAQVERGGGNNPLAIRLAHNGTQLEALVLSPRVAELYALMPSKTPPEMNRYLLAPMPGLLVEVAVQPGQKVLAGERIAVIEAMKMQTTLLAVHDWVVNKVLAAKGEILTVDQPIIEFV, from the coding sequence ATGTTCAACAAAATCCTGATTGCCAACCGGGGCGAGATCGCCTGCCGGATCATCAAGACAGCCCACAAAATGGGTATCAAAACCGTGGCGGTGTATTCCGATGCCGACCGGGCTGCACACCATGTCGAACTGGCCGATGAAGCCATCCATATCGGCCCAACCGCCAGTCGGGAAAGTTATCTGGCAGCCGACAAAATTATCGCTGCCGGCAAGCAAACGGGTGCACAGGCCATTCACCCTGGCTATGGTTTTTTGAGCGAGAACGCGGGTTTTGCCAGACAGGTGGAAGCAGCGGGCATCACCTTCATTGGCCCCACGCACGAGGCGATTGCCGCCATGGGCGATAAGCTAACCTCAAAGAGGCTGGCTAGCCAAGCTGGCGTAAACTGTGTCCCAGGAGTGAATCAGGCGATTGAAACCGTGGAGCAGGTGGTCAAAATCGCCCGGGGTATCGGTTACCCGGTCATGATCAAGGCCAGCGCCGGAGGGGGCGGCAAAGGCTTGCGGGTAGCGCACAACGATCAGGAAGCCATCGAGGGTTTTACCAGTTGCCGTAACGAGGTCCGCAATCACTTTGGCACCGACGGCGTGTTCCTCGAGAAGTTTATCAGCGCGCCGCGGCATATCGAAATTCAGGTGATCGGCGACCATCATGGAAATGTGATTCATCTTCATGAGCGCGAATGTTCCATCCAGCGCCGTCACCAGAAGGTGATCGAGGAGGCCCCGTCACCTTTTATCAGCGCCGCCACGCGTCAAGCGATGGGTGAGCAGGCTGTGGCACTGGCTAAGGCGGTGAAGTATCAGAATGTAGGTACGGTGGAGTTCGTGGTGGGCCAGGATCAGAACTTCTATTTCCTTGAAATGAACACGCGTCTCCAAGTGGAACACCCGGTGACAGAATGCATCACGGGTCTTGACTTGGTGGAACTCATGATTCGCGTGGCAGCCGGTGAAAAGCTGCCGCTGACGCAGGAAGAGGTACTGTGCAATGGTTGGGCGATGGAATGCCGGATCAATGCAGAAGACCCGTTTCGTAACTTTGTCCCCGCCATCGGTCGGTTGGTCCGGTTCCAGCCGCCGGAAGCTACCATGCTCGCCTCGGATGCCGCCCAATCATTGGGCGTGCGGGTGGACACGGGCGTACAGGAGGGCAGCGAGATTCCAGTGCATTATGATTCGATGATCGCCAAGCTGATTGTGCATGGCAAGAACCGGCTTGAGGCGATTGATCGAATGCGTGAAGCGCTCAATGGTTTCGTGATTCGCGGGGTATCCACCAATATTCCGTTTCAGGCGGCCCTGCTGGCGCACCCCAAATTCGTGGCGGGTGAATTCAATACCGGCTTTATCGCCGAGAACTATGGCAAGGGTTTCAGGGCGGAAGATGTTCCCCACGAAGATATGAATTTCCTGGTGGCGCTGGCCGCTTTTGTTCATCGGATTTACCGTCACCGCGCCACGGGCATCACCGGACAGATGGAGGGACATGAGGTGGAGGTAAGTGACGATTTTGCGGTTGTCTCCCTCGGCCAGCGAGGGGACCGCATCAGCACACGGGTACGGGTGAGCGACTTTGATGTGCAAACGGGTGTCAGCCTGGTTACCGTGGGTGGCACGAGCTACAAGTTTTGCAGTCAATCCAAGTTTGGAGCCATCCGCATGGACGGCATTTGTAATGATAAGCCATTCACCGCGCAAGTGGAACGCGGAGGCGGTAACAACCCGCTGGCCATACGATTGGCGCATAATGGTACTCAGCTTGAAGCACTGGTGCTGTCTCCGCGCGTTGCGGAGCTTTATGCCCTGATGCCCAGCAAGACGCCGCCCGAAATGAATCGGTACCTGCTCGCACCCATGCCAGGGTTGCTGGTTGAAGTGGCGGTGCAGCCGGGCCAGAAAGTGCTCGCCGGTGAGCGCATTGCCGTGATTGAAGCCATGAAAATGCAAACTACTCTGTTGGCCGTGCATGACTGGGTGGTCAATAAGGTGCTGGCGGCGAAAGGCGAAATTTTGACAGTAGATCAGCCCATTATTGAGTTTGTCTGA
- a CDS encoding acyl-CoA carboxylase subunit beta, producing the protein MQPILDQLEKMRESARLGGGNKRVEAQHKKGKLTARERLEVLLDEGTFEEWDMFVEHRCVDFGMTANRIPGDGVVTGYGMINGRLVFVYSQDFTVFGGALSETHAEKICKVMDHAMKVGAPVIGLNDSGGARIQEGVASLGGYADVFQRNVLASGVVPQISMIMGPSAGGAVYSPAITDFILMVRDSSYMFVTGPDVVKTVMHETVTAEELGGALTHTTKSGVADLAFANDVEALLMLRRLFNYLPLNNRQKAPVRRSGDPADRLNASLDTLVPANPNQPYDMRELIVKTVDAGEFFELQPEYAGNILIGFARMDGQTVGIVANQPMVLAGCLDIKSSIKAARFVRFCDAFNIPVITFVDVPGFMPGTSQEDGGIIKHGAKLLYAYAECTVPKITVITRKAYGGAYDVMASKHLRGDVNFAWPSAEIAVMGAKGAVEIIFRDDKGDPAKLAAKEAEYRARFANPFIAGARGFIDDVILPHETRKRICRSLVMLRDKKLENPWRKHGNIPL; encoded by the coding sequence ATGCAACCCATCCTTGATCAGCTTGAAAAAATGCGTGAATCCGCACGCCTGGGTGGCGGGAACAAGCGCGTTGAAGCGCAGCACAAAAAGGGCAAATTAACGGCGCGGGAGCGGCTGGAGGTGCTGCTCGACGAAGGCACGTTTGAAGAGTGGGACATGTTTGTGGAACACCGGTGCGTGGATTTCGGCATGACGGCGAACCGGATTCCGGGGGATGGCGTGGTGACCGGCTATGGTATGATCAATGGTCGTTTGGTATTTGTTTATAGCCAGGATTTTACCGTGTTCGGCGGGGCCTTGAGCGAGACCCATGCGGAGAAAATCTGCAAGGTGATGGATCATGCCATGAAGGTCGGTGCCCCGGTGATCGGCCTCAACGATTCGGGCGGCGCGCGTATTCAGGAAGGAGTGGCCTCGCTGGGTGGCTATGCCGATGTGTTCCAGCGCAATGTGCTGGCCAGTGGCGTGGTGCCGCAGATCAGCATGATCATGGGGCCGAGCGCCGGTGGCGCGGTTTATTCGCCGGCGATCACCGACTTTATCCTCATGGTGCGAGACAGTTCATACATGTTTGTCACGGGACCCGACGTGGTTAAAACCGTGATGCACGAGACGGTGACGGCGGAGGAGTTGGGTGGCGCTTTGACCCACACCACCAAAAGCGGTGTGGCCGACCTTGCTTTCGCGAACGATGTGGAAGCGCTGCTCATGCTACGCCGGCTCTTCAATTACCTGCCGCTGAACAATCGCCAAAAGGCGCCTGTTCGAAGAAGCGGCGATCCGGCCGATCGTTTGAATGCGTCGTTGGATACGTTGGTGCCAGCGAATCCCAATCAACCGTATGATATGAGGGAGCTGATTGTTAAAACCGTGGACGCCGGCGAGTTCTTCGAGTTGCAGCCCGAATATGCCGGCAACATCCTCATTGGATTTGCACGGATGGACGGGCAAACCGTAGGTATCGTTGCCAACCAACCGATGGTGCTGGCAGGGTGCCTGGACATCAAGAGTTCGATCAAGGCGGCGCGGTTTGTGCGCTTCTGCGATGCCTTCAACATCCCGGTCATCACCTTTGTTGATGTGCCCGGCTTTATGCCTGGCACCTCTCAGGAAGACGGCGGCATCATCAAGCATGGGGCCAAGCTGCTCTACGCCTACGCCGAGTGTACCGTTCCCAAGATCACTGTGATTACACGCAAGGCCTATGGCGGGGCTTATGACGTGATGGCCTCCAAGCATCTGCGTGGCGATGTCAACTTCGCCTGGCCCAGCGCCGAGATTGCAGTGATGGGTGCCAAAGGTGCGGTTGAAATCATCTTCCGCGATGACAAGGGTGATCCAGCCAAACTGGCCGCGAAGGAAGCTGAATATAGGGCGCGCTTTGCCAATCCATTTATCGCCGGAGCGCGCGGTTTTATTGACGACGTAATCCTGCCCCACGAAACCCGCAAGCGCATTTGCCGCTCATTGGTAATGCTGCGCGACAAGAAGCTGGAAAACCCATGGCGCAAGCACGGTAATATTCCACTGTGA